ACAGCAGGGAGAGCCGCTTGACCTTCTTGCCCGGCGGCCTGGCCTCGACGTCCACACCGGTGGCCAGCATGTTGTCCGGATCGGTCAGGATGAGCCGGCCCTCGCCGCCCGGGAAGAGGCGCGAGAAGACCCCCTCGAACTCCCGGGCCGTGTCCCGGTACGCCTCGGTGAAGACCTGCTCGACCCGCTCGTCGACCTCCTTGATGACCTGCATCAGATCGGCCCGGGTCTTCTTCAGGTCCTCCAGCTGCTCGGAGAGGAACTTGTGCCGCTCCTCCAGCGCCGAGAACTCCTCCAGGGCGAGCGGATTCACCTTCCCGAGTTGCTGATACGCCCGTTCGGCCGACTTCAGCCGCTTCTCCTGTTCGGCCCGGACGAACGGCTTCGGCTGGTTGCGCGGATGCTCCGGATCCTCCGGCAGCTCCTCCCCCTCGGCCGCGGGGGACGGCGGGACGAGCTGGTCGGGGCCGTACTCGGCGGCCAGACCGGCCGGCTCCACACCCAGCTCCTCCAGGGCCTTCGTCTCCAGCTGCTCTATCCGCAGCCGCTTCTCGGCGCCGAGCACCTCTCCCCGGTGGACCGAGTCCGTCAGCTTGTCGAGCTCGCCCTTGAGCTCGCGGCCCCGGTGGCGTTCGGCCGCCAGCTCCCGCTCCCGCTCGGCCTTCGACGCCTCGGCGGCGGCCCGCTCCTCCTCCGCCCGCACGACCGACACCTCGACGTGGGCCAGCAGCTGACGGGCACCGGACGCGACGGCCGAGGCCACCGCGGCCTCGTGGCGCAGCCGGGCGCGCCGCTGCTCGACGCGGGCGCGGGCCTCGCGCTCCGCACGGGCGCCCCGGTCGAGGGAGTCGGCGCGGCCGGCGAGTGCCTTGACCCGTTCCTCATGCGTACGGACCTGGAGCCGGGCCTCCATCTCGGTCTGGCGGGCGTTGGCACCGTCGGCGGCCAGCCGGTCGCGCACGGCGGTGTCCGGCTCCTCGTCCGCGCCGTCCTGTGCCGCCTCCTCGGCCACCAGCAGCCGTTCGGCCAGCTCCTCCGCTTCCTGCGTCGCCCGCTCCAGGGCCTCCTGGGCGCGGGCGGCGGACGCGGCCATCCGCTCGGCCTCGCCCGCGGCGCCGCGGGCCTGGCCGGCCAGTCGGCCGAGCTGCTGGGCCACCCCGGACTTCTCCCGCTCCGCGGCCCGTCGGCGCTCCCCCAGCTCCTCGACGAGCGCCGCGCAACTGCCGCGCCGTTCCGCCGCGCGCCGCTGCGTCCCGGCCAGCTCCGTGCACCGCACCGCGAGTTCGGCCATCTCGGCCGCCGCCTCGTCCACGGACGCCTGGACTTCGAGGAGGCTGGGCGCCCCCGCCGAGCCGCCGTGGGCGAAGTGCGCCGACAGGACGTCCCCCTCGCCGGTCACCGCCGTCAGCTCCGGGCGGGCGGCGACCAGGTCCTCGGCATCCTCCAGCGTCCCGACGACGACCATGTCCCGCACCAGTCTGCGGACCGCGGCCATCAGTTCGACGGGGCCGCTGACGAGGTCGGCGACGGCGGGGGTGGACCGGCCGCCGGCGAGGACCAGGGCGGACAGCTGTCCGGCTGCCCCGGTTTCGGCTTCGTCCGGACCCCGGGAGGCGAGAGCCGCGGCCTCCGGTGCCGGGGAGGCGAGGACCCCGGCCTCCGATGCCTGGGGGGCGGGCTCCGCGCCCTGCCCGGGGACATGGGCGACACCGCTCCCCGGCACGGGGTGGGCCTCCGGCCCCTGCACGGGTACGTGCCCCACGGCATCGGATCCGCCGTGCACCGCGCCGCTCGCGATCGGGCCTCCTCCGCTCGCGCTCCCGCCCCCGCTCCCGCCACTGAGCAACAGGGAGGCGCGTCCCGCGTCCTGTTTGCGCAGCAGCCGGATCGCCTCGGCCGCCGTGGCCGGGTCCGTCACGGCCACCGCGTCCGCCGCCGCGCCCAGCGCCGCCGCCACGGCGATCTCGTGGCCCGGGGCCACCGTGAGCAGTTCCGCGGCCGGTCCGAGGACGCCCGTCAGCCGGTCCCGGGCTCCGAGCAGCACCCCGGTGCCGTCCTTCCGGCGCAGCCCGAGGGCCAGCGCGTCATGGCGGGCCGCGACCGCCGCTCGCTTGCGTTCGGCGGTGGTGAGGTCCTCCCGGGCCGT
This genomic interval from Streptomyces sp. NBC_00464 contains the following:
- a CDS encoding AAA family ATPase, which produces MHLKALTLRGFKSFASATTLRFEPGITCVVGPNGSGKSNVVDALSWVMGEQGAKSLRGGKMEDVIFAGTTGRPPLGRAEVSLTIDNSDGALPIEYAEVTITRIMFRNGGSEYQINGDTCRLLDIQELLSDSGIGREMHVIVGQGQLDSVLHADPMGRRAFIEEAAGVLKHRKRKEKALRKLDAMGANLARVQDLTDELRRQLKPLGRQAAVARRAAVIQADLRDARLRLLADDLVRLHTALRGEIADEAALKQRREAAETELKAALAREAELEGEVRRLTPRLQRAQQTWYELSQLAERVRGTISLADARVKSATAPPEEERRGRDPEDMEREAARIREQEAELTAALEAAEHALEDTASHRAELERELAAEERRLKDAARALADRREGLARLNGQVNAARSRAGSAQSEIDRLAASRDEAQERAVAAQEEYEQLKAEVDGLDAGDTELGERHEAARRELKEAEGALSTAREDLTTAERKRAAVAARHDALALGLRRKDGTGVLLGARDRLTGVLGPAAELLTVAPGHEIAVAAALGAAADAVAVTDPATAAEAIRLLRKQDAGRASLLLSGGSGGGSASGGGPIASGAVHGGSDAVGHVPVQGPEAHPVPGSGVAHVPGQGAEPAPQASEAGVLASPAPEAAALASRGPDEAETGAAGQLSALVLAGGRSTPAVADLVSGPVELMAAVRRLVRDMVVVGTLEDAEDLVAARPELTAVTGEGDVLSAHFAHGGSAGAPSLLEVQASVDEAAAEMAELAVRCTELAGTQRRAAERRGSCAALVEELGERRRAAEREKSGVAQQLGRLAGQARGAAGEAERMAASAARAQEALERATQEAEELAERLLVAEEAAQDGADEEPDTAVRDRLAADGANARQTEMEARLQVRTHEERVKALAGRADSLDRGARAEREARARVEQRRARLRHEAAVASAVASGARQLLAHVEVSVVRAEEERAAAEASKAERERELAAERHRGRELKGELDKLTDSVHRGEVLGAEKRLRIEQLETKALEELGVEPAGLAAEYGPDQLVPPSPAAEGEELPEDPEHPRNQPKPFVRAEQEKRLKSAERAYQQLGKVNPLALEEFSALEERHKFLSEQLEDLKKTRADLMQVIKEVDERVEQVFTEAYRDTAREFEGVFSRLFPGGEGRLILTDPDNMLATGVDVEARPPGKKVKRLSLLSGGERSLTAVALLVAIFKARPSPFYVMDEVEAALDDTNLQRLIRIMEELQESSQLIVITHQKRTMEVADALYGVSMQGDGVSKVISQRLR